The genomic window GGACTCTCCATACGACCTGCATCCTTGATTAATGCTCGGCTTAATAACGTCTGAATAGGACGTTCTGTTTTCACACCGCGAATATCTTCAATTTCAGCACGTGTAATTGGTTGCTTATAAGCTACAATCGCTAACGTTTCTAACGCTGCTTGCGATAAATGCGTATTACCTGGTGTTTCCACAAGCTTTTTCAAATATATAGCAAAATCACGCTTTGTAGCCAACTGATATGTACCAGCTAGTTCAATAATACCAATCCCACGATTGTCCTTTTCAAAATCAACCTTTAGTTGTTCGATTATTTCCTTTGCACGTATTTCATCAACCTCTAGTACACTACTAATTTGTTTAACTGTAAGACCTTCATCACCTACAGCAAACAAGAGACATTCAACAATTGCTTTCCAATTTACAATGTCCATTTAAACTCCCTTTCTCTAACACTTACTGCAGAAAGTTTGGTATAGTTAGCCAAATATCTGCAAAATTATTTTCCTGTTCTATTATTATACTTTTCGTTTTCATCAATTCAAGTATAGCCAAAAACGTTACGACCATGTGCTCTTTATCCTGATAAGAAAACAACTCTAAGAAGCTTTTTCTCGCAGAGGGCGCTTTAGACAACTCAGAAAGGACCTCTTTCATTCGAGACTCTATCGTTATTTCTCGTCTAGCCACCTTCGTATGTAAGGGCTGTTGAAATTTTTTCCGACGCATCAATTTATGAAATGCACCAAGCATATCATATAACGATACTTGTAAAGATGATGGATTATCATGTTTCACGCTATATTCACTTAAATCACTAGGGGGTCGCGTAAAAACAAGACTTCGTTCCTCTTCTAATAGGCGTAAGTCTTCGGCAGCCTCCTTATATTTTCGATACTCTATGAGTCTCTCAACAAGTTCATCTCGAGGATCCTCTTCATAAGCAAACTCCTGCTCAACATCATCTAGCTCTTGCTTTGGCAAAAGCAATTTACTTTTAATAGCTAGAAGTGTTGCTGCCATTACTAAATATTCACTAGCAACATCCAATTGAAGTACCTGCATCGCTTGGATGTATAACATGTACTGTTCTGAGATTTCTGCCATTGGAATATCATATATATCAATTTCCATAGAATTAATTAAATGCAAAAGTAAGTCTAACGGACCTTCAAAAGCCTCAATTTTCACATTGTACTGCATTATTCCACCACAATTCATAACATATATACATAAGTATAGTCGATTATAGTTCGTTGTCCAAGCTAAATTATGATACACTTTTTAACATAATTAGAAAACGCTAACGACTATAAGCACAAGACAAGCACCGTCGTTGACAACAACATGACATCCTAACGCAGTGCGCACACTACGACTTTTAGCTGTCGGAAATCCTAACTTCCAGAGGCAGTTGCGTTGCTTCCTCGAGCCATTGGCGCTTGGAGCTAGACTCCCATCCAGGTTCAGAATTTTATGCATGTCTTATACGTTTTAATAAAAAGCGCCAAGCTAACCTAGCTAAGACTTTAAAACACGAGAGTTTAACCGACACTTATAAAAATAAATAAAAAGCACATCTATGAATGAAATCAAAAATATCCATAGTTAATTTAGAACATTGTCTAAATAATAAAGGAGGTAATTCTTTGTATCCATCTGCGTACATTGATTATTTAGTTCATTTTCATGGTGACCGCGATTATTTTGAATGCCATGAAATTTTAGAGGAATTTTGGAAGGAAAAACCTGTCAACGAGCGCGATCGAACTTGGGTTGCACTTATTCAAATAGCTGTTGCTATGTATCATCATCGTCGAGATAATTTTCCCGGTGCGGAAAAAATGTTAAGCAATGCATTGCAGTTTATTGAAAAAAAACCAGAAAACTTTAAAGGTCTTGGTTTACACAATTTAAAATTAGTGACACTGTTACAAGAACGTCTTCATGCCATTAAACAAAAGCAACCGTATCAAAGCATTAACCTTCCTATTACAGATGATGCATTAGTATCAGCTTGTAATGATCGCTGTAATCAATGTGGATTTGTATGGCAAAGCATTAGTGACCTAACAAATAAAAATCTCGTGCACAGACATTCTATGCGTGATCGTGAACCAGTCATCCGTGAGCGTGAAAAACAACTAACACTCCGTAAACAATATAAAAGGAATTGGTAAGCACCAATTCCTTTACTCACAGTGTATACACTTTTCGTAAAAAGCTTCTATTTGTTGATTTGCAACGATTGTTCGATTGGGATACGTCTCCTGTAATGCCGCTATCATCTGCTTACCTCTACCTTGGTGTCGGTGAGAAGGATTGACCGAAATGTGTTGAATTTCAACAGTATCATCTGAAGGATAAGAAACACCAACTATGCCAATAATATCGTCTTCTTCCTTCCACAAATACAATTGCCAATCATCATCGGTTTCATAAGTTTTCATCGTTAGCTGCAGTTTTTTAAGATCCTTTTCTGACGGCATAAACGATAATAGCCCCATTGCAATCTTCTCATACGTTTTTTTATAACGAATTAACATATTATATCCCTCATTATGAAAGCTGTCTCTAAAGAAACATTATAACCACTTTGCTAGTAAATTTAAACCCAATTAATAGAATTCATTAAAAAAACAATAATAACCCCATATCACTTTTCATTATATTACGTCAGAAAAAGCGTTTCGTTACCCCATTATTGCTGTAGGCTACGATGTAAATTTGCCATTTCTATCGCTGATACAGCAGCCTCCCAGCCTTTATTACCTGCCTTTGTTCCAGCTCTTTCAATTGCTTGTTCAATGTTTTCTGTTGTTAATACACCAAAAATAACTGGTACACCAGTCATCATACTAGCTTGTGCTACTCCTTTGGCCGCCTCATTACAAACATAATCATAGTGAGTTGTTGCTCCACGAATAACTGTTCCTAGAGTAACTACAGCATCATATTTTCCTGTTTCAGCAAGCTTTTTTGCAATAGAAGGAATTTCAAACGCCCCAGGCACCCATGCTACATCAATATTCTCATCAGTTACTCCGTGACGAATTAGCCCATCCTTTGCTCCACCTAATAGTTTACTTGTGATAAACTCATTAAATCTTCCTACTACAATTGCAACCTTTAACCCTGTCCCTACTAAATTACCTTCAAATGTGTGTCCCATATAGATTTCCACCTTTTTTAAAATTATTATCAATCGCTATATTTAAAATTTGAGTAAATGACCTAGTTTTTCATGTTTCGTGTGTAAATATTTCTCATTTGCTGTATTATGTGGCAGCTGCAATGGTACTCTATCAATAACTTGTAATTCATAGCCTTCTAATCCTGTTATTTTGCGTGGGTTATTCGTTAATAATTTCATTTTACTAACACCCAAATCCTTCAAAATTTGAGCTCCAATACCGTACTCACGCAAATCAGCGGCAAATCCTAACTTTTCGTTTGCCTCTACTGTGTCATAGCCCTGCTCCTGAAGTTCGTAAGCACGGAGTTTATTAAGAAGACCAATTCCGCGTCCTTCCTGGCGCATGTACAATAATACACCAGTTCCTTCTTCCTCAATCTGAGATAATGCAGCATGTAACTGCGGTCCACAATCACAACGATGTGAGCCAAATACATCCCCTGTTAAGCACTCAGAATGCACACGAACTAAGACAGGGTCTTCCGATTTTATATCACCTTTTACAAGAGCAACATGCTCTTTACTATCCACAATATTCGAATAACCGATTGCTTTAAAGGTACCGTATTCCGTTGGCATCGATACCTCTACCTCACGTTTTACAAGCTTATCCTTTTGATTACGATAACGAATCAAATCTTTTATAGTAATCATCTTCAGATTATGCTCATCAGCAATTTTCCGTAAGTCAGGTACTCTTGCCATCGTTCCATCGGCATTCATTATTTCACATATAACAGCTGCTGGTTCTGCACCGCATAGTTTAGCTAAGTCAACCGCAGCTTCTGTATGTCCTGCTCTACGAAGAACCCCTCCCTCCTTAGCTACTAAAGGAAAGATGTGACCTGGTCGCTTAAAGTCCTGCGCCCTTGTGTTTGCATTTATTAGAGCTTGCACCGTTTGTGATCGCTCAAATGCACTAATCCCTGTCGTAGATGTTTTATAATCCACACTCACGGTAAAAGCCGTCCCATGAGGATCTGTATTGTGTGTTACCATTGGCACTAAATCTAATTTAATCGCTATTTCCTCGGTTACTGGCGCACACACAAGACCACGTCCATGTGTTACCATAAAATTAATGACGTCCGGGGTAGATTTTTCTGCAAGGGCAATAAAATCGCCTTCATTTTCTCTGTCCTCATCGTCACATACAATAACGACTTTTCCTTCTTGAAGATCCTTTAATGCTTCTTCAATTGCTTGAAACATATGACACTCACCCTTTCTTATGACGTAAATCCATGACTTTCCAAAAATGATTCAGTAAGGTTTGATTGCTGTGATGGTTTTCTAATAAATTTTGCGACATATTTACCAAGCATATCTGTTTCAATATTAACGATGTCACCTACACCTTTTTCACCTAATACTGTTTCGGAAAGTGTATGTGGAATAAGTGATAAAGTAATAGATTTCTCAGATACTCCAAAAATGGTTAAGCTCGTTCCGTCAACAGCTACAGAGCCTTTCAGAAGCATATAGTCTAATAAATCATCTGATACCTGTATCTCGTAATAAACAGCATTTGCCTCTGCTTGTTTCTTTATTATCGTTCCCGTCCCATCGACATGTCCACTTACAAAATGACCTCCAAAACGTCCATTTGCAGCCATAGCACGCTCTAAATTTACATGCGAGCCGATTGTTAACTGACTAAGCGAGGTTGCTTTAACTGTTTCAGGCATAATATCTACTGTAAATATATCTTTTGTATGTGATGTAACTGTTAAACAAACTCCATTCACTGCAATACTGTCGCCTATTTGCACGTCTTGAAGTATTTTTTCAGCTGCTAATGTCATTTGTATTGCGTTTGCTTGTTTTTTAATAGCTTGAACATTGCCTTTTTCCTCGATAATTCCTGTAAACAAAATCAATCACCTCTCAATGGTTTTGCAATAATTTTTATATCTGAGCCAATACTAGACATCGATTCAATAGACAGGTTTGTAGTCTCCGCTATTTCGGCAAATCCTTCTCCCCCTATCGGCGTAGGAGCATACTTGCCACCGATGAGTTTTGGTGCAATGTAAGCAATAATTTGTTGAAAGGCATTTGCTTTTACAAAGCTTTCATTCACTGCAGCTCCTCCTTCAACAAATAGCGATGTAATGTTATGCTTTCCTAGCATTATCAATAGGTCTTTAACTTCAATATTCGTACGATCCATAGTGAAGACTTTCACATGTCCGTGATTTAACAAGTCACGTCGGGCAGAAGTTACATTCTTACCAGTAATAATCCACGTTTCTGCTTGCCCATCTTGTATAACACGACTTTGTTCAGGAGTACGCAAATTTGTGTCCAATATTATTCGGATAGGGTTTTTCCCGCCACCATGTGGGAGTCTTGTTGTAAGACTTGGGTTATCCTTTATAACCGTATTCACACCAACTAAAATAGCGTCGTGCTGATGACGGTATTGGTGAACATCGTGTCTTGCTGTCTCGCTTGTAATCCATTTACTGTCGCCGGTGTGTGTGGCAATTTTCCCATCTAAGCTCATAGCTGTTTTCAATGTCACATAAGGTATTTGTTTAGCTATAAAATGGAAAAACACTTCGTTTAATGAATCGGCTTCTTTCTTAAGAATACCTAATTCAACCTCAATACCAGCATTACGAAGTCTCTCAATACCTTTCCCTGCTACAAGTGGATTTGGATCTGTTGTAGCAATCACGACTCGCCGAACTTCGCTTTTTATAAGCAAATCACTACATGGCGGTGTTCTTCCATAATGACTGCATGGTTCTAGCGTGACATATATTGTCGCACCTTTTGCTTTTTCCCCAGCCATTTGCATAGCATGAACTTCAGCATGCCCTTCTCCAGCTCTTAAATGAGCCCCCATCCCTACTACTTGATGATTTTTAACAACAACTGCACCAACCACAGGGTTTGGACTCGTTTGACCTTTTGTACTTTCAGCTAACTGAATTGCCAATTGCATATATTCTGAATCAGTCATCCTACCACTTCTTTCAAACGGTTTACATAATTTTTAATAAACAAAAAAGACCCTAGGAAAATAGTCCCGGGGTCTTTGTAAAGTGCACTTTCATTATACGTGCAAAAAAACAGGTACAGAAAATAAAGGTATGCTCAATCACATTTTTTCATACCCTGCTTTTGTTCTTCTCCCATCCAGACTGTAACTGTCGGCTCTGGAATTTCACCAGATCCTGCCTTATCGGCTCGCGGGCTTTGCATCCATAATGCATTTACCGCCGGCTCGGAATTTCACCTGACCCCGAAGAACTATTATTCAATTTTACGTCATTATATCACATTATATTAAAAAAGTAGAACTGAAATAGCTTTTCAAGAATAAACAAATGATAACTCTTCATGTAGCATCAAAAAAATTTGTTCCATGGTTAACTTACTACTGTCATGAAGCTTTTTCTCATCATACCACTTTTTTGCTACTTGAACAGCGTTTGGATAGTCCAAAGACAGTTGCTCATGAACAGGTAAAGACTTATCATGATTGATAAGTAAGTCAAAGTATACATTTAACACAATGGAAAGATGTTCAAGTTCAAGAATTGACCGCTGTATTGTAATTGGTTTACGCTGCATATATGGTGTCGTACCTAATAAGTTTGTGCTTCCTCCATACTTATCCTTAGCAGCAAAATGCAAGTGTCGAATACCGCTCATATAAAAGGCACCGAAACAAAGTGGGCATGGTTCTAATGTTGAATATAAAGCGTAGTTATTAACTTGTTTATGTACTCGATTATCTAACTTTAACAATGCATTGACTTCGGCATGTGCCAACTCATTATATTTAATGACACTGTCCGATACATCATTAAAAGTTGCACTTTTCCCTCTAGCAATTATATTTTCATCTTCATCAATAACAATGGCGCCAACTGGCCGAGATCCTTCTTGAAAGGACATCCATGCCTCGTTGAAACATTCCTGCCAAACATATGGTATGTCGCTCCAATTCAAAATGTATCATCTCCTATCTTTTATTTTATCAGAAAAACATGTATGTCCATTTAAAATAATGTAGAATTTTATAATAAACAAAAATCTTTATGATGGAGGGGATGACCATTGGAAGAAAAAATTCAACAAATTATCGAACATATAGAGACTGATTATGATGTTAAAGTTTTATATGCTTGTGAATCAGGAAGTCGTGTATGGGGATTTCCATCAGATAACAGCGACTATGATGTACGCTTTATTTACATACACAAAACAGATTGGTATTTGTCTATTGATCAAAAAAGAGATGTACTAGAGATTCCTAGTCAAGACACCCTTTCCTTGCCAATTGATAGTCAGCTTGATCTCAGTGGCTGGGAATTAACTAAAGTACTAAGGTTGTTTAGAAAATCAAATCCACCTTTATTAGAACAGTTACACTCGAGCATTGTTTATTATCATAAATACTCTACCATTAACAAAATGAATATGCTTGAAAAGAATGTATTTTCGCCTATCACTTGTATACATCATTATCTTAATATGGCAAGCGGGAATTATCGAGATTTTCTAAAGTCAGAAATACCGGTCACAAAAAAACTAATTAATGTTATTCGGCCCCTTTTAGCGGCAAAATGGGTTGAAGCTAATAATTCAGTACCACCTACTAACTTTCAATCTTTATTAAAAGCTGTTGTACATTCCACGTTACTTACTGAAGAAATATACAACGTAATTACCTTAAAGATGGAAGGAACAGAATTCCTGATCAATATTAACCTAGATTTGATTAACCAGTTTGTAGAACGAGAATATGATCATTTAAAAATATATGTAAAACAAATAGATCACAAACTGAGCGATCCCACCTTACAGTTAAACAAACTATTTCGTGATACTCTTTTAGAAGTTTGGTAATAATTTCCCAAAAAAAGGGGGATTATATATGGCAATTACAGATTTCTTTAAGTTCGGAATACTATCTCAATAATTACTAAATAAACAACTTTCCCTTTAATAGGAACCTTGATTATCGGCCTACTTCTGAGATTTATTTCAGTAAGTTTACACACGTTCGTTCATATAGAGATCATTATGCTGTAAACAACATTAGGCTTGTAATCATACAAGCCATTTTTTACACAGACTCTGTTTTCCCTAGGTGAAAATTAGGTTGAATATACAACATGTAGATTAAGAACAAAACTGACGTAGACAATATAAGGGATCCTGTTAATAGTAAAAACTATTCGCAACGCTTATGGTAATTGATATTTAACAGCTAATTGATACTGGCCTTTTTCATTAAATAAACCACCCAACCTGTATGTAATTGAGTAACCTGAAGAAGTTTCACTAGCACATCTTGTAACACGGCATGAAAGATATTCCATCAATTAATTTTCCTTAGCCAAGTCCAACCAGCTTCGTTTTTTCACTCGTTTTTAGAATATGATGTAAATCTTCTAATCTATGAATTTCATAGGTTGGTACAATGTTGGTATTATTAGCTTTTTTGTTTGGATTGAACCAGCACGTATCTATACCGACCAGATTTCCACCTTTAATATCGGCACTTAATGAATCACCAATAATCAAGGCATTTTCTGAATTAAAATGGGGGATTCTATTAAATACGAAATCAAAATATTTCTTCATGGGCTTCTGATATCCTGTATCCTCAGATACGAAAATCCCTTTAAAGAACGGAAGCACCCCTGCATCATGTAAACGTTTATTTTGTGTTTTAGAAACACCATTCGTCACAATATACAAATCGTATTCACCATGCAATTTTCCCACTAAATCATATGCTCCATGAACAAGTTGATTACCTTGTCCTAAATAGGTTCGATATTTTTGTTCATAAAGAATCCCATCTATCTCGTAACCAAGGGTCCGAAAAAAAATCGAAAAACGAGTATTCAATACCTCATCTCGAGTTATTTCTCCATTTTCAAAAGACTGCCAGAGACCTATGTTTATTTTCTTGTAATGCTCTTCCATTTCAGCCGTTAAAGAAAAGTTCACTTCATCAGCAAGCCTACTTAGTGCACATTTCTCTGCTGCCTGGAAATCTAATAGTGTATCGTCGACATCAAATAATAGCGTCTTATATTTTTTCAAAAGTATCTCCCCACCTAGTTTTTATCAATTCATATATACTCTTATATTAACACTATTTTTCTAATAAATTGTATTAGTCCGCCCCGAAAAATAACAGACCCACATATATGTAAGGTCTGTTTGTAGAAATGTTTAATTTTATCTTTCCATTACTTTAATAAACTCACGCAAATAATCAGGCAAATCTGGTGGGCGACGACTAGATATTAAATGTTCATCTACGACAACTGGCTCATCTACCCAAGTTGCACCTGCGTTTGTCATATCATCTTTAATGCCAGGAGTACTTGTCACTTTCCTCCCATGTAGGATATTAGCTGAAATGAGCACCCAGCCTGCATGACAAATTTGCCCTATAGGCTTTCGGACTTTATCGAATTCTCTTACTATGTGTAATACTTCTTCATACCGTCTTAGCTTATCAGGTGCCCAGCCACCTGGTACTAATAGAGCATCATATGAACTTGCATCAATATCATTATATGCATAATCTGATACAGCAGGTACACCGTATTTACCTGTGTATGTATGCTTTGCTTCCTTGCCAACGATATGGACTGTAGCACCTTCTTCACGCAAGCGCAATACTGGATACCATAATTCTAAATCCTCAAAATCATCACTAATGATTTGAAGAATCTTTTTTCCTTGAAGTTTCAACTTTCATCACTCCCCTTATTATATACAAATGGTGTACCCAACAAGCTAAAAGAATAAACTTCTGTATACTATATAGAATATTATTAATTTAACGCCATTATTATTAAGCTTTAGAATGCTAGTAAATAAGAGCAATATTAAAACAGTTTTCGTTATATTTTTCCATTGTCTTCATATATACTAACATTTAAAGAGTAAATTAGGAGAATGCGTATGTGGAAAAAACTAACCAAGCTTCATAATGCAAATATTGCTGTTGTTATTTTTCTTTATGTAACAGGCATACTTCTTGCCATACCATTTTTAAGAGGAATGATTGCTGACGTACGAGTGCCTTTTAAAAATTTCCATATATTTATAGGGTTTGTTTCCATTGTTCTATTAATTATGTATTATCGCTATTTTCAGTTCCACTATAAGACCGTAAAAAAACAGAATGCTAAAAAATTCAACCTGTGGTTTGTAATTACTTTTACTATTGGGTGGATAGCATCAGGACTTATACTAACATTTCATCGTTCATTCCCAGCTTTAGCTAACCAAAGTGCATTGTTCATCCATAATATACTAACTTGGGTTGGCCTTCCTTTTATCGTATATCACTCTATTACAAGAGCTAAGTGGGTACGTAAACAACTCTTGAATAAAAACAATTCTCAACCTAGTCTTTTCAATTTCAGTCGTAAAGGCTTTATAAAATATGGTATCACTTCACTGCTTGTCATTTTAGTTGGGCCAACAGTTTATCGGTGGATGAAGCAATTTTTAGATCCTGGTGGTCAGGTACTAGCAGATGTTGTCAGACGGGACAAAAATAAAATGAACCCACTCCCTACACCAGCACCTGCATCTAACCCTCCAGTTGGAGGTGGATATAAAGGAAATTTTCGCGTATATACCGTTACGGACATACCTAAGTATAAAAATGATAATTGGTCTTTCACTATAGACGGACTTGTTGAAGAGCCCGTAACATTGTCATGGGAAGAATTCATAACAATGAAACGAGTTGTTCAAGTAAGTGATTTTTATTGTGTCACTGGCTGGTCTGTGTTCAGTGTCACATATGAAGGCATTCTATTAAAAGATTTATTGAAAAAAGTCAACTTTACAAACAAGGCTACCCATTTAAAATTTTATTCAGGCGATGGTGTTTACACAGATTGCTTAT from Bacillus sp. HMF5848 includes these protein-coding regions:
- the ribD gene encoding bifunctional diaminohydroxyphosphoribosylaminopyrimidine deaminase/5-amino-6-(5-phosphoribosylamino)uracil reductase RibD, coding for MTDSEYMQLAIQLAESTKGQTSPNPVVGAVVVKNHQVVGMGAHLRAGEGHAEVHAMQMAGEKAKGATIYVTLEPCSHYGRTPPCSDLLIKSEVRRVVIATTDPNPLVAGKGIERLRNAGIEVELGILKKEADSLNEVFFHFIAKQIPYVTLKTAMSLDGKIATHTGDSKWITSETARHDVHQYRHQHDAILVGVNTVIKDNPSLTTRLPHGGGKNPIRIILDTNLRTPEQSRVIQDGQAETWIITGKNVTSARRDLLNHGHVKVFTMDRTNIEVKDLLIMLGKHNITSLFVEGGAAVNESFVKANAFQQIIAYIAPKLIGGKYAPTPIGGEGFAEIAETTNLSIESMSSIGSDIKIIAKPLRGD
- a CDS encoding YjjG family noncanonical pyrimidine nucleotidase, yielding MKKYKTLLFDVDDTLLDFQAAEKCALSRLADEVNFSLTAEMEEHYKKINIGLWQSFENGEITRDEVLNTRFSIFFRTLGYEIDGILYEQKYRTYLGQGNQLVHGAYDLVGKLHGEYDLYIVTNGVSKTQNKRLHDAGVLPFFKGIFVSEDTGYQKPMKKYFDFVFNRIPHFNSENALIIGDSLSADIKGGNLVGIDTCWFNPNKKANNTNIVPTYEIHRLEDLHHILKTSEKTKLVGLG
- a CDS encoding bifunctional 3,4-dihydroxy-2-butanone-4-phosphate synthase/GTP cyclohydrolase II encodes the protein MFQAIEEALKDLQEGKVVIVCDDEDRENEGDFIALAEKSTPDVINFMVTHGRGLVCAPVTEEIAIKLDLVPMVTHNTDPHGTAFTVSVDYKTSTTGISAFERSQTVQALINANTRAQDFKRPGHIFPLVAKEGGVLRRAGHTEAAVDLAKLCGAEPAAVICEIMNADGTMARVPDLRKIADEHNLKMITIKDLIRYRNQKDKLVKREVEVSMPTEYGTFKAIGYSNIVDSKEHVALVKGDIKSEDPVLVRVHSECLTGDVFGSHRCDCGPQLHAALSQIEEEGTGVLLYMRQEGRGIGLLNKLRAYELQEQGYDTVEANEKLGFAADLREYGIGAQILKDLGVSKMKLLTNNPRKITGLEGYELQVIDRVPLQLPHNTANEKYLHTKHEKLGHLLKF
- a CDS encoding nucleotidyltransferase domain-containing protein — encoded protein: MEEKIQQIIEHIETDYDVKVLYACESGSRVWGFPSDNSDYDVRFIYIHKTDWYLSIDQKRDVLEIPSQDTLSLPIDSQLDLSGWELTKVLRLFRKSNPPLLEQLHSSIVYYHKYSTINKMNMLEKNVFSPITCIHHYLNMASGNYRDFLKSEIPVTKKLINVIRPLLAAKWVEANNSVPPTNFQSLLKAVVHSTLLTEEIYNVITLKMEGTEFLININLDLINQFVEREYDHLKIYVKQIDHKLSDPTLQLNKLFRDTLLEVW
- the ribE gene encoding riboflavin synthase, with the translated sequence MFTGIIEEKGNVQAIKKQANAIQMTLAAEKILQDVQIGDSIAVNGVCLTVTSHTKDIFTVDIMPETVKATSLSQLTIGSHVNLERAMAANGRFGGHFVSGHVDGTGTIIKKQAEANAVYYEIQVSDDLLDYMLLKGSVAVDGTSLTIFGVSEKSITLSLIPHTLSETVLGEKGVGDIVNIETDMLGKYVAKFIRKPSQQSNLTESFLESHGFTS
- a CDS encoding DUF309 domain-containing protein — encoded protein: MYPSAYIDYLVHFHGDRDYFECHEILEEFWKEKPVNERDRTWVALIQIAVAMYHHRRDNFPGAEKMLSNALQFIEKKPENFKGLGLHNLKLVTLLQERLHAIKQKQPYQSINLPITDDALVSACNDRCNQCGFVWQSISDLTNKNLVHRHSMRDREPVIREREKQLTLRKQYKRNW
- a CDS encoding nucleoside deaminase, which codes for MNWSDIPYVWQECFNEAWMSFQEGSRPVGAIVIDEDENIIARGKSATFNDVSDSVIKYNELAHAEVNALLKLDNRVHKQVNNYALYSTLEPCPLCFGAFYMSGIRHLHFAAKDKYGGSTNLLGTTPYMQRKPITIQRSILELEHLSIVLNVYFDLLINHDKSLPVHEQLSLDYPNAVQVAKKWYDEKKLHDSSKLTMEQIFLMLHEELSFVYS
- a CDS encoding segregation/condensation protein A yields the protein MQYNVKIEAFEGPLDLLLHLINSMEIDIYDIPMAEISEQYMLYIQAMQVLQLDVASEYLVMAATLLAIKSKLLLPKQELDDVEQEFAYEEDPRDELVERLIEYRKYKEAAEDLRLLEEERSLVFTRPPSDLSEYSVKHDNPSSLQVSLYDMLGAFHKLMRRKKFQQPLHTKVARREITIESRMKEVLSELSKAPSARKSFLELFSYQDKEHMVVTFLAILELMKTKSIIIEQENNFADIWLTIPNFLQ
- a CDS encoding type 1 glutamine amidotransferase domain-containing protein is translated as MKLQGKKILQIISDDFEDLELWYPVLRLREEGATVHIVGKEAKHTYTGKYGVPAVSDYAYNDIDASSYDALLVPGGWAPDKLRRYEEVLHIVREFDKVRKPIGQICHAGWVLISANILHGRKVTSTPGIKDDMTNAGATWVDEPVVVDEHLISSRRPPDLPDYLREFIKVMER
- the ribE gene encoding 6,7-dimethyl-8-ribityllumazine synthase, with amino-acid sequence MGHTFEGNLVGTGLKVAIVVGRFNEFITSKLLGGAKDGLIRHGVTDENIDVAWVPGAFEIPSIAKKLAETGKYDAVVTLGTVIRGATTHYDYVCNEAAKGVAQASMMTGVPVIFGVLTTENIEQAIERAGTKAGNKGWEAAVSAIEMANLHRSLQQ
- a CDS encoding molybdopterin-dependent oxidoreductase — protein: MWKKLTKLHNANIAVVIFLYVTGILLAIPFLRGMIADVRVPFKNFHIFIGFVSIVLLIMYYRYFQFHYKTVKKQNAKKFNLWFVITFTIGWIASGLILTFHRSFPALANQSALFIHNILTWVGLPFIVYHSITRAKWVRKQLLNKNNSQPSLFNFSRKGFIKYGITSLLVILVGPTVYRWMKQFLDPGGQVLADVVRRDKNKMNPLPTPAPASNPPVGGGYKGNFRVYTVTDIPKYKNDNWSFTIDGLVEEPVTLSWEEFITMKRVVQVSDFYCVTGWSVFSVTYEGILLKDLLKKVNFTNKATHLKFYSGDGVYTDCLSLEQAHMDDVMVALLMDGYPIPSDYGGPARLIVPKMYAYKAVKWLVRIEAIDHEHLGYWQVRGYDTNAWVHGKQS
- the scpB gene encoding SMC-Scp complex subunit ScpB, whose amino-acid sequence is MDIVNWKAIVECLLFAVGDEGLTVKQISSVLEVDEIRAKEIIEQLKVDFEKDNRGIGIIELAGTYQLATKRDFAIYLKKLVETPGNTHLSQAALETLAIVAYKQPITRAEIEDIRGVKTERPIQTLLSRALIKDAGRMESPGRPILYATTKEFLDYFGLKTIEELPALPDNMDDEFVQEEADLFFQKFQDRSIE
- a CDS encoding GNAT family N-acetyltransferase, with the protein product MLIRYKKTYEKIAMGLLSFMPSEKDLKKLQLTMKTYETDDDWQLYLWKEEDDIIGIVGVSYPSDDTVEIQHISVNPSHRHQGRGKQMIAALQETYPNRTIVANQQIEAFYEKCIHCE